Proteins co-encoded in one Actinomadura luteofluorescens genomic window:
- a CDS encoding Cmx/CmrA family chloramphenicol efflux MFS transporter, with protein sequence MPFAVYVLGLAVFAQGTSEFMLSGLVPGIAADLGVSIPAAGLLTSAFAIGMVIGAPSMTLLARRWPRRRALLAFLVAFVAVHVVGALTTSYAVLLATRVAAALANAGFWAVALATATALVPPAARARATSVVVGGVTVACVAGVPAGALLGGAWGWRAAFWAVALVSLPAVAAIAKAIPEERPSAGSARTELRALANGRLLLTLSVNALFQGATFCTFTYLAPLATNVAGFGSAWVPALLALFGLGSFAGVTIGGRIADAHPAALIAAGMTSLTAGWAVLALTAGSPAAVVVLVFVQGMLAFGTGPALISRVLEQGSAAPTLAGGFATAAFNVGGTLGPWLGGTAIGAGLGYRSPVWVSAMLMAGAIAVLAGQVCFWRARLAEPVSAGR encoded by the coding sequence TTGCCATTCGCCGTCTACGTCCTCGGGCTCGCCGTGTTCGCCCAGGGCACCTCCGAATTCATGCTGTCCGGGCTCGTCCCGGGCATCGCCGCGGACCTGGGCGTGTCCATCCCCGCCGCCGGCCTGCTCACCTCCGCCTTCGCCATCGGCATGGTGATCGGCGCCCCGTCCATGACGCTGCTGGCCCGCCGGTGGCCGCGCCGCCGCGCGCTGCTGGCGTTCCTCGTCGCCTTCGTCGCCGTCCACGTCGTCGGCGCCCTCACCACCAGCTACGCGGTGCTGCTGGCGACCCGCGTCGCCGCCGCCCTGGCCAACGCCGGGTTCTGGGCCGTCGCGCTCGCCACCGCCACCGCGCTCGTGCCCCCCGCGGCCCGCGCCCGCGCCACGTCCGTCGTGGTCGGCGGCGTCACCGTCGCCTGCGTCGCCGGGGTCCCGGCGGGCGCGCTGCTCGGCGGGGCGTGGGGGTGGCGGGCCGCCTTCTGGGCGGTCGCGCTCGTGTCGCTGCCCGCCGTCGCCGCGATCGCCAAGGCGATCCCGGAGGAGCGTCCGTCCGCGGGCAGCGCCCGCACCGAACTGCGCGCCCTGGCCAACGGACGGCTGCTGCTCACCCTCTCCGTCAACGCGCTCTTCCAGGGCGCGACGTTCTGCACGTTCACCTATCTCGCGCCGCTCGCCACGAACGTCGCCGGCTTCGGCTCCGCCTGGGTGCCGGCGCTGCTGGCGCTCTTCGGCCTGGGATCCTTCGCGGGCGTCACCATCGGCGGACGGATCGCCGACGCGCACCCGGCCGCGCTCATCGCGGCCGGCATGACGTCCCTGACCGCCGGGTGGGCCGTCCTCGCGCTCACGGCCGGGAGCCCGGCCGCGGTGGTCGTGCTGGTGTTCGTCCAGGGGATGCTGGCGTTCGGGACGGGCCCCGCGCTGATCTCACGCGTCCTGGAGCAGGGCTCCGCGGCGCCGACGCTGGCGGGCGGGTTCGCCACCGCGGCCTTCAACGTCGGCGGGACGCTCGGCCCGTGGCTGGGCGGGACCGCGATCGGCGCCGGCCTCGGCTACCGCTCCCCTGTGTGGGTGAGCGCGATGCTGATGGCCGGCGCGATCGCGGTCCTCGCCGGTCAGGTCTGCTTCTGGAGGGCCAGGCTGGCCGAGCCCGTCAGCGCCGGCAGGTAG
- a CDS encoding TetR/AcrR family transcriptional regulator, with product MKEAGRERILRAALELFGRDGVAGTTLSGLRAASGVSVGSFYHHFSGKEQVAEALFVESIGMYQDAFLAELKARDGAREAVTSVVAFHVRWCREHPDRARFMFTERPAGSEGLAERNGAFFREVRSWWRVQARHGALLDVDAVTAFVLWLGPAQELCRLWLNGQCPEPDGGQVGSLSEAAWRSVGGAHGD from the coding sequence ATGAAGGAGGCCGGACGGGAGCGGATCCTGCGGGCGGCGCTGGAGCTGTTCGGGCGCGACGGGGTCGCCGGGACCACGCTGAGCGGGCTGAGGGCGGCGAGCGGGGTGAGCGTGGGCAGCTTCTACCACCACTTCTCCGGCAAGGAGCAGGTGGCGGAGGCGCTGTTCGTCGAGAGCATCGGGATGTACCAGGACGCCTTCCTCGCCGAGTTGAAGGCCCGTGACGGCGCGCGGGAGGCGGTGACGTCGGTCGTGGCCTTCCACGTGCGGTGGTGCAGGGAGCATCCCGACCGGGCCCGTTTCATGTTCACCGAGCGGCCCGCCGGGAGCGAGGGGCTGGCCGAGCGCAACGGCGCGTTCTTCCGGGAAGTGCGCAGCTGGTGGCGCGTGCAGGCGCGCCACGGCGCGCTGCTGGACGTGGACGCGGTGACCGCGTTCGTCCTGTGGCTCGGGCCCGCGCAGGAACTGTGCCGGCTCTGGTTGAACGGCCAGTGCCCCGAACCGGACGGCGGGCAGGTCGGATCGCTGAGCGAGGCCGCATGGCGGTCGGTGGGAGGTGCCCATGGTGATTGA
- a CDS encoding amidohydrolase family protein, whose translation MVIDAWMQHGTVRFLRHEMLDSLWRWTGQEPPAEEVPVGTTVAAMDAGGVDVGLISAWYGPEGDLVSNDEVASFVRQAPGRLAGIASVDLRKPMEAVRELRRCVGELGFKGLRVVPWLWELPPTDRRFYPLFAECVELGVPFCTQVGHTGPLRPSETGRPIPYVDQVALDFPELVIVGGHIGYPWTEEMVAVCRKHPNVYVDTSAYTVRRYPPELVRYMAQDRHHKVMFGTNYPMLTAERALKGLEDLGLGEDAREAFLAGNARKVFRL comes from the coding sequence ATGGTGATTGACGCGTGGATGCAGCACGGGACGGTGCGGTTCCTGCGGCACGAGATGCTCGACTCGCTCTGGAGGTGGACCGGGCAGGAGCCGCCGGCGGAGGAGGTCCCGGTCGGCACCACGGTCGCGGCGATGGACGCCGGGGGAGTGGACGTCGGCCTGATCAGCGCCTGGTACGGGCCTGAGGGCGATCTCGTGAGCAACGACGAGGTCGCGTCGTTCGTCCGGCAGGCCCCCGGCCGGCTCGCCGGCATCGCCTCGGTCGACCTGCGCAAGCCCATGGAGGCCGTGCGGGAGCTGCGGCGGTGCGTGGGGGAACTGGGTTTCAAGGGGCTGCGCGTGGTGCCGTGGCTGTGGGAGCTCCCGCCCACCGACCGGCGTTTCTATCCCCTGTTCGCCGAATGCGTGGAACTGGGCGTCCCCTTCTGCACGCAGGTCGGCCACACGGGGCCGCTGCGTCCGAGCGAGACGGGGAGGCCGATCCCGTACGTCGACCAGGTGGCGCTCGACTTCCCCGAACTCGTCATCGTGGGCGGGCACATCGGCTACCCGTGGACGGAGGAGATGGTCGCGGTGTGCCGCAAGCACCCGAACGTCTACGTCGACACGTCCGCCTACACGGTCCGCAGGTATCCGCCGGAACTCGTCCGGTACATGGCCCAGGACCGGCACCACAAGGTCATGTTCGGCACCAACTATCCGATGCTGACCGCCGAGCGGGCCCTCAAGGGCCTGGAAGATCTCGGCCTCGGCGAGGACGCGCGGGAGGCGTTCCTCGCGGGCAACGCCCGCAAGGTCTTCCGCCTGTAA
- a CDS encoding lysylphosphatidylglycerol synthase transmembrane domain-containing protein yields the protein METITAGADPAASAMLPGLGADAATRSLAQRIGRARWAVGGLLLTVLTAAALATAGPLRPALSALGHMRWGFLPSLVLLSLLHYVCSAVALRGAAGRPLPLIRTTMTQLTASAANRVTPGGLGAAAVNTRYLVCRGLPLPRAAVAVAVLQVAGVPADLLLMGAVLGLGAVLAPDGGNDRMLDALGHHASRAAGLVPPLPLLIACGVLLPAAALWGRRAVRSTAARNAAGGLADLCRRPRDLAITLAASAGTTFVLGVAFALSVLAIPGTAVGPADALPLLAAYLVGAAAGSAVPTPGGVGSTEAALVAALAALGVAAGPALHAVLLFRAVTFWAPVPLGVLACRTLRR from the coding sequence GTGGAGACGATCACCGCCGGCGCCGACCCCGCGGCGTCCGCCATGCTCCCCGGCCTCGGCGCCGACGCCGCGACGCGGTCCCTCGCCCAGCGGATCGGCCGGGCCCGCTGGGCGGTCGGCGGGCTCCTGCTGACCGTCCTGACCGCCGCCGCCCTCGCGACCGCGGGGCCGCTGCGACCGGCCCTGTCGGCGCTCGGCCACATGCGCTGGGGGTTCCTGCCGAGCCTGGTCCTGCTGTCCCTGCTGCACTACGTCTGCTCCGCGGTCGCGCTGCGCGGCGCCGCGGGCCGCCCGCTGCCGCTGATCAGGACGACGATGACGCAGCTCACCGCGTCGGCCGCCAACCGCGTCACGCCCGGCGGCCTCGGCGCCGCGGCCGTCAACACCCGCTACCTCGTCTGCCGCGGCCTGCCGCTGCCCCGCGCGGCCGTCGCCGTGGCGGTCCTCCAGGTGGCCGGCGTCCCCGCCGACCTGCTGCTGATGGGCGCCGTCCTCGGGCTCGGCGCCGTCCTGGCCCCGGACGGCGGCAACGACCGGATGCTGGACGCCCTCGGCCACCACGCCTCCCGGGCCGCCGGCCTCGTCCCGCCCCTCCCCCTGCTCATCGCCTGCGGGGTGCTGCTGCCCGCCGCCGCGCTGTGGGGCCGCCGCGCGGTCCGCTCCACCGCCGCCCGCAACGCCGCGGGCGGGCTCGCCGACCTGTGCCGCCGCCCGCGCGACCTGGCGATCACCCTCGCCGCGTCCGCCGGGACGACGTTCGTCCTCGGCGTCGCGTTCGCCCTCAGCGTCCTCGCCATCCCCGGGACGGCGGTGGGCCCCGCCGACGCGCTGCCGCTCCTCGCCGCCTACCTGGTGGGGGCCGCGGCGGGCTCGGCCGTCCCGACGCCCGGCGGCGTCGGCTCCACCGAGGCCGCCCTCGTCGCCGCGCTCGCCGCCCTGGGCGTCGCCGCGGGCCCGGCCCTGCACGCCGTCCTGCTGTTCCGGGCGGTCACCTTCTGGGCGCCGGTCCCCCTCGGGGTGCTCGCCTGCCGGACACTCCGGCGGTGA
- a CDS encoding oxygenase MpaB family protein, with protein MPAPSPPPTVATAAARERARTARAPLGPGTLLWRYAADLRSLLPGAAAGLMQLMHPGIGAGVTEHSAFFDAPFDRIHRSVPQIWATILAPDGAARARTIRDLHRAIGGVDEHARRYHALEPETFWWAHATFTWEIFKAAETFHPGTLTAEDHEQMYAETVTWYSRYGVSMRPVPADYAAFQSRFWHICTRTLELTPAAARALEIAKHGSGTLTLLPVGGSRVDRAGRLVIERPLRLITFGCLPQTVRNRFDIPWSPLDQAQFAALALANRQGYRMMPTGLNHRALRGMLRYIGAQTRRNRYRPAA; from the coding sequence ATGCCCGCCCCGTCCCCGCCCCCGACGGTCGCCACCGCCGCCGCACGCGAGCGCGCCCGGACCGCCCGCGCCCCGCTCGGCCCCGGCACGCTCCTCTGGCGGTACGCCGCCGACCTGCGCTCCCTGCTCCCCGGGGCCGCCGCCGGGCTGATGCAGCTCATGCACCCAGGCATCGGCGCCGGCGTCACCGAGCACTCCGCGTTCTTCGACGCGCCCTTCGACCGGATCCACCGGTCCGTCCCGCAGATCTGGGCGACCATCCTCGCCCCGGACGGCGCCGCCCGCGCCCGCACCATCCGCGACCTGCACCGCGCCATCGGCGGCGTCGACGAGCACGCCCGCCGCTACCACGCCCTCGAACCCGAGACGTTCTGGTGGGCGCACGCCACCTTCACCTGGGAGATCTTCAAGGCCGCCGAGACCTTCCACCCCGGCACCCTCACCGCCGAGGACCACGAGCAGATGTACGCCGAGACCGTCACCTGGTACTCCCGGTACGGCGTCAGCATGCGCCCCGTCCCCGCCGACTACGCCGCCTTCCAGTCCAGGTTCTGGCACATCTGCACCCGGACCCTCGAACTCACCCCCGCCGCCGCCCGCGCCCTGGAGATCGCCAAGCACGGCTCCGGCACCCTCACCCTGCTGCCCGTCGGCGGATCCCGGGTCGACCGCGCCGGACGCCTCGTCATCGAGCGCCCGCTCCGGCTGATCACCTTCGGCTGCCTGCCGCAGACCGTCCGGAACCGCTTCGACATCCCCTGGTCCCCGCTCGACCAGGCGCAGTTCGCCGCGCTCGCCCTCGCCAACCGGCAGGGCTACCGCATGATGCCCACCGGCCTCAACCACCGGGCCCTGCGCGGCATGCTGCGCTACATCGGCGCCCAGACCCGCCGGAACCGCTACCGTCCGGCCGCCTGA
- a CDS encoding thiolase C-terminal domain-containing protein produces the protein MANRTFVVGVGMTKFEKPGSRDWEYPDMAKEAVGNALEDAGVGYDAVEMAYAGSMYGSMGQRALYETGMTGIPVMTVMNACATGSSALFLARQAVRGGLADCALALGMEKMKKGSLGAGMGESKVTIIDHHLRSMTAGREWELDKAPMPQMFGNAGREHMEKYGSTPDHYAWIGWKNHKHSVNNPYAQFQTEYSLDDVKNATMIFDPLTKLQCSPTSDGAGAALVVSERFLDEHDLWDQAVEIAGHHIASDTQESFADHSSIQVVGFGVSQRAARKAMDEAQVSIDDVDVIELHDCFSANELITYEALGMAEVGEGHKLVDDEATTYGGKWVVNPSGGLISKGHPLGATGLAQCAELTWQLRGKAGARQVDGARVALQHNIGLGSACAVAVYKPATA, from the coding sequence ATGGCCAACCGCACCTTCGTCGTCGGCGTGGGCATGACCAAGTTCGAGAAGCCCGGCTCCCGCGACTGGGAGTACCCCGACATGGCCAAGGAGGCCGTCGGCAACGCCCTGGAGGACGCGGGCGTCGGCTACGACGCCGTCGAGATGGCCTACGCCGGCTCGATGTACGGATCGATGGGCCAGCGCGCCCTCTACGAGACCGGCATGACCGGCATCCCGGTCATGACCGTCATGAACGCGTGCGCGACCGGGTCCAGCGCGCTGTTCCTCGCCCGCCAGGCCGTCCGCGGCGGCCTCGCCGACTGCGCGCTCGCCCTCGGCATGGAGAAGATGAAGAAGGGCTCGCTCGGCGCCGGCATGGGCGAGTCCAAGGTCACCATCATCGACCACCACCTGCGCTCCATGACCGCGGGACGCGAGTGGGAGCTGGACAAGGCGCCCATGCCGCAGATGTTCGGCAACGCCGGCCGCGAGCACATGGAGAAGTACGGCTCCACCCCCGACCACTACGCCTGGATCGGCTGGAAGAACCACAAGCACTCGGTGAACAACCCCTACGCGCAGTTCCAGACCGAGTACTCCCTCGACGACGTCAAGAACGCCACGATGATCTTCGACCCGCTGACCAAGCTGCAGTGCTCCCCCACCTCCGACGGCGCCGGCGCCGCGCTCGTCGTCAGCGAGCGGTTCCTGGACGAGCACGACCTGTGGGACCAGGCCGTCGAGATCGCCGGCCACCACATCGCGAGCGACACGCAGGAGAGCTTCGCCGACCACTCCTCCATCCAGGTCGTCGGCTTCGGCGTCTCCCAGCGCGCCGCCCGGAAGGCGATGGACGAGGCGCAGGTGTCCATCGACGACGTCGACGTCATCGAGCTGCACGACTGCTTCAGCGCCAACGAGCTCATCACCTACGAGGCGCTCGGCATGGCCGAGGTGGGCGAGGGCCACAAGCTCGTCGACGACGAGGCCACCACCTACGGCGGCAAGTGGGTCGTCAACCCCTCCGGCGGCCTCATCTCCAAGGGCCACCCCCTCGGCGCCACCGGCCTCGCCCAGTGCGCCGAGCTGACCTGGCAGCTGCGCGGCAAGGCCGGTGCCCGCCAGGTGGACGGCGCCCGCGTCGCCCTCCAGCACAACATCGGCCTCGGCAGCGCCTGCGCCGTCGCCGTGTACAAGCCCGCGACCGCCTGA
- a CDS encoding threonine aldolase family protein, giving the protein MTQPSDIRPSAARGFASDNQASVHPEVLAALAEVNTGHQPAYGDDAVTGRLREVVRRHFGEQAEVFPVFNGTGANVVSLQAMSERWSAVVCPESAHINTDECGASEKIAGLKLVTVPTPDGKLTPDLVDRYATGFGNVQRREPAVVSITQSTELGTVYTARETAAVAAAAHERGLSVHMDGARIANAAASLGLPLRALTTDAGVDVLSFGGTKNGLLLGEAIVVLDPGAVRGTAYLRKSSMQLASKMRYVSAQLIALLDGDLWLRNAAHANAMARRLEAAARAVPGVEITQDVQANTVFALMPAGAAERLRKRFPFYTWDEATGEVRWVCSFDTTEDDVDAFAAALAEETAA; this is encoded by the coding sequence ATGACTCAGCCGTCCGACATCCGTCCGTCCGCCGCGCGCGGTTTCGCCAGCGACAACCAGGCGAGCGTCCATCCGGAGGTCCTCGCGGCCCTGGCGGAGGTCAACACCGGGCACCAGCCCGCCTACGGCGACGACGCCGTCACCGGCCGGCTTCGCGAGGTCGTCCGGCGCCACTTCGGCGAGCAGGCCGAGGTGTTCCCGGTGTTCAACGGGACGGGCGCGAACGTGGTGTCGCTGCAGGCCATGTCGGAGCGGTGGAGCGCGGTGGTCTGCCCGGAGTCGGCGCACATCAACACCGACGAGTGCGGCGCGTCCGAGAAGATCGCGGGGCTGAAGCTCGTCACCGTGCCGACGCCGGACGGCAAGCTCACCCCCGACCTGGTGGACCGGTACGCGACGGGCTTCGGCAACGTCCAGCGGCGCGAGCCCGCGGTCGTGTCGATCACCCAGAGCACGGAGCTCGGCACCGTCTACACCGCGCGGGAGACGGCGGCCGTCGCGGCGGCGGCGCACGAGCGCGGCCTGTCGGTCCACATGGACGGCGCCCGCATCGCCAACGCCGCCGCGTCCCTCGGCCTGCCGCTGCGCGCCCTCACCACCGACGCGGGCGTGGACGTGCTGTCGTTCGGCGGCACCAAGAACGGGCTGCTGCTCGGTGAGGCGATCGTGGTCCTCGACCCGGGCGCCGTGCGGGGGACGGCGTACCTGCGCAAGTCGAGCATGCAACTGGCGTCCAAGATGCGGTACGTGTCGGCGCAGCTCATCGCGTTGCTGGACGGCGACCTGTGGCTGCGCAACGCCGCGCACGCCAACGCCATGGCCCGCCGCCTGGAGGCCGCCGCCCGCGCCGTCCCCGGCGTCGAGATCACCCAGGACGTCCAGGCCAACACCGTGTTCGCGCTCATGCCGGCGGGCGCGGCCGAGCGGCTGCGCAAGCGGTTCCCGTTCTACACCTGGGACGAGGCGACCGGCGAGGTCCGCTGGGTCTGCTCCTTCGACACCACCGAGGACGACGTGGACGCCTTCGCCGCCGCGCTCGCCGAGGAGACGGCGGCCTGA
- a CDS encoding GAF domain-containing protein, whose translation MVVREPVTVRAPIAESWRRSQDADVDAGVEAAPLVFDRDSLSDARGAHPLEPHLPMLQSLLRRVADEAEHLMVITDAAGHVLWTQGPAFARRAADAIGLTEGFLWSEDAVGTNGIGTALASGRPEYVYAAEHVAHVLHCWSCAGAPITDPDSGRVVGCIDVSATVQALHPATVALVAAAARLAEARLENEMLVRDQRLRERLLPHLRGLRGTGVLATATGRILAAQEGALVGRRVTVPEPGGTVMLPDGRTAIAEPLGEAFLLRIPGARGRVDESAPSGRGLAARPAAGGPPLLALALLGDGPHALLDGRPFDLTLRHAEILALLALHPRGLSGDRLSLYLYGDEGSAATVRPEIHRLRHQLGDVVRARPYRLGCAVDADFLTVRRLLDEGDVAGAVRLYGGELLPRSDAPAVRAERDELAVRVRRQVLDRGGADVLWAYAQSEPGGADLEALERLRGVLPLGDPRRAAVASRSARLLSGEP comes from the coding sequence ATGGTGGTGCGCGAGCCGGTGACCGTCCGGGCGCCGATCGCCGAGTCGTGGCGGCGTTCCCAGGACGCCGACGTCGACGCGGGCGTGGAGGCGGCGCCCCTGGTGTTCGACCGGGACTCCCTTTCCGACGCCCGCGGCGCCCACCCCCTCGAACCGCACCTGCCGATGCTGCAGTCTCTGCTGCGGCGGGTCGCCGACGAGGCCGAGCACCTGATGGTGATCACCGACGCCGCCGGGCACGTGCTGTGGACGCAGGGCCCGGCCTTCGCCCGCCGCGCCGCCGACGCGATCGGCCTGACCGAGGGCTTCCTCTGGTCGGAGGACGCCGTCGGGACCAACGGCATCGGCACCGCGCTCGCCTCCGGGCGGCCCGAGTACGTGTACGCCGCCGAGCACGTCGCCCACGTCCTGCACTGCTGGTCGTGCGCCGGCGCGCCGATCACCGATCCCGACTCGGGGCGGGTGGTCGGCTGCATCGACGTCAGCGCGACGGTGCAGGCGCTGCATCCCGCGACCGTCGCGCTCGTCGCCGCCGCGGCGCGGCTGGCCGAGGCGCGGCTGGAGAACGAGATGCTGGTGCGCGACCAGCGGCTGCGCGAGCGGCTCCTGCCGCACCTGCGGGGGCTGCGCGGCACCGGCGTCCTCGCCACCGCCACCGGCCGCATCCTCGCCGCGCAGGAGGGCGCGCTGGTCGGCCGGCGCGTCACCGTCCCCGAGCCGGGCGGGACGGTCATGCTGCCGGACGGGCGCACCGCCATCGCCGAGCCGCTGGGCGAGGCGTTCCTGCTGCGGATCCCGGGGGCCCGCGGCCGGGTCGACGAGAGCGCCCCGTCCGGGCGCGGCCTGGCGGCCAGGCCCGCGGCCGGGGGGCCGCCGCTGCTGGCGCTGGCGCTGCTCGGCGACGGGCCGCACGCGCTGCTGGACGGGCGGCCCTTCGACCTGACGCTGCGGCACGCCGAGATCCTCGCGCTGCTGGCGCTGCATCCGCGCGGGCTGAGCGGCGACCGGCTCTCGCTGTACCTGTACGGCGACGAGGGCAGCGCGGCGACCGTCCGCCCAGAGATCCACCGGCTCCGCCACCAGCTCGGAGACGTCGTTCGGGCCCGCCCCTACCGGCTCGGCTGCGCGGTCGACGCCGACTTCCTCACCGTGCGGCGGCTGCTGGACGAGGGGGACGTCGCCGGTGCCGTGCGGCTGTACGGGGGAGAGCTGCTGCCGCGCTCGGACGCGCCCGCCGTCCGCGCGGAACGCGACGAACTGGCGGTGCGGGTCCGGCGGCAGGTGCTGGACCGGGGCGGCGCCGACGTGCTGTGGGCCTACGCGCAGTCCGAGCCGGGCGGCGCCGATCTGGAGGCGCTGGAGCGGCTGCGGGGCGTCCTGCCGCTGGGGGATCCGCGGCGGGCCGCCGTGGCCTCGCGCAGCGCCCGGCTGCTCAGCGGCGAGCCGTAG
- a CDS encoding histidine phosphatase family protein — translation MAGVNALRWLTLTRHGESTGNLAFQAVLGTDAEEADISERDADIPLSDTGRAQAAGLGRWLEALPEDERPTTVITSPYLRALDTARIALAETSFPAPRIQVDERIRDREQGVLQGLTPRGVRNRFPEEAERLRHLGKFYHRPPGGESWADLALRLRSFYRDLQSGAPGGRALVVAHDAIIVMTRYLVEELTEQEIMRIEKEPIANASVTRWRHDGTGLAAVCYNDCAHLATAAVPPPTARR, via the coding sequence ATGGCGGGCGTGAACGCGCTGCGATGGCTGACCCTGACCCGGCACGGTGAGAGCACCGGCAACCTCGCCTTCCAGGCCGTCCTCGGCACCGACGCCGAGGAGGCCGACATCTCCGAGCGGGACGCCGACATCCCGCTGTCGGACACCGGACGGGCGCAGGCGGCGGGGCTCGGCCGCTGGCTGGAGGCGCTCCCCGAGGACGAACGCCCCACCACGGTGATCACCTCCCCGTACCTGCGGGCCCTCGACACCGCCAGGATCGCGCTCGCCGAGACGTCCTTCCCCGCCCCGCGCATCCAGGTGGACGAGCGGATCCGCGACCGCGAGCAGGGCGTGCTGCAGGGGCTGACCCCCCGCGGCGTCCGCAACCGGTTCCCGGAGGAGGCCGAGCGGCTGCGCCACCTCGGCAAGTTCTACCACCGGCCGCCCGGCGGCGAGTCGTGGGCCGACCTGGCCCTGCGGCTGCGCAGCTTCTACCGCGACCTGCAGTCCGGCGCCCCCGGCGGCCGCGCCCTGGTCGTCGCCCACGACGCGATCATCGTCATGACCCGCTACCTCGTGGAGGAGCTGACCGAACAGGAGATCATGCGGATCGAGAAGGAGCCCATCGCCAACGCCTCGGTCACCCGGTGGCGGCACGACGGGACCGGGCTCGCCGCCGTCTGCTACAACGACTGCGCCCACCTCGCCACCGCCGCGGTGCCGCCTCCTACGGCTCGCCGCTGA
- a CDS encoding NERD domain-containing protein yields the protein MFGSSIYLRDRPAFTGGSPQAVYEELWQRGRKGRLRTRAFLSAATLVLCALLVNAVFGIVMAVVVAASDTLVHWRIYSASRVWRLGLRGDQRMNRFLRHTLERRGHRVLHARTVPEHGIADQLVVGPGGVWLVHNEAWSPGAEVSQHGGRLFIDGRTQSKLVAGLTARAEAAGAAISRAAGTPVTVTPVLAVHGGKLARTPFTADGIVFAPPLKLIRWMRRNPAADRSAEEVEAITRAAVHALPVGSNAAARTAA from the coding sequence ATGTTCGGCAGCTCCATCTACCTCAGGGACCGCCCCGCTTTCACCGGCGGTTCACCGCAGGCGGTGTACGAGGAACTCTGGCAGCGGGGCCGAAAAGGACGATTGCGGACACGCGCCTTTCTGTCGGCCGCGACGCTCGTGCTGTGCGCTCTGCTGGTCAACGCCGTTTTCGGAATCGTGATGGCCGTTGTGGTGGCGGCCTCGGACACGCTCGTCCATTGGCGCATTTACAGCGCGTCGCGGGTGTGGCGGCTCGGGCTGCGCGGCGATCAGCGCATGAACCGCTTCCTGCGCCACACGCTGGAGCGGCGCGGGCACCGCGTGCTGCACGCCCGGACCGTCCCCGAGCACGGGATCGCCGACCAGCTGGTGGTCGGGCCCGGTGGCGTGTGGCTCGTGCACAACGAGGCGTGGTCGCCCGGGGCCGAGGTGTCCCAGCACGGCGGCCGGCTGTTCATCGACGGCCGGACGCAGTCCAAGCTCGTCGCAGGGCTGACCGCACGGGCCGAGGCGGCCGGCGCGGCGATCTCCCGCGCCGCGGGGACGCCGGTCACGGTGACGCCGGTGCTGGCCGTGCACGGCGGCAAGCTCGCCCGCACCCCGTTCACCGCCGACGGCATCGTGTTCGCGCCGCCGCTGAAGCTGATCCGCTGGATGCGCCGCAACCCGGCCGCCGACCGCTCCGCCGAGGAGGTCGAGGCGATCACCCGGGCGGCCGTGCACGCCCTGCCGGTCGGCTCGAACGCCGCGGCCCGGACCGCGGCGTGA